A genomic window from bacterium includes:
- a CDS encoding LysM peptidoglycan-binding domain-containing protein: MRKFYLILILFLLTGCAGVQKKQEKEPTRDEIIDMKLKQTLAIAETSLEISKKSEEMAKQALETSNQANSTSDKALEAANKAIAAANEARKFTEEETKKAIDAANKAIEYADQTANKAIKAANDAIDAANKSSDKSISVANQTIAEINRLRATMVMKPEEEPIIMEEPKTQNTYTIKKGDTLSEIAKKFYGNSSKWQQIYEKNKKVIKNPNVLIPGTNIIIP; the protein is encoded by the coding sequence ATGAGGAAATTTTATTTAATTTTAATTTTATTTCTGCTTACCGGTTGTGCAGGGGTTCAAAAAAAACAAGAAAAAGAACCTACAAGAGATGAAATTATTGATATGAAACTTAAACAGACACTTGCAATTGCAGAAACAAGTTTAGAAATAAGTAAAAAGTCAGAAGAAATGGCAAAACAGGCCCTTGAAACAAGTAATCAAGCAAACAGCACATCTGATAAAGCATTAGAAGCAGCAAACAAAGCAATTGCAGCAGCAAATGAAGCAAGAAAATTTACTGAAGAAGAAACAAAAAAAGCAATTGATGCAGCAAATAAGGCAATTGAATATGCTGACCAGACAGCAAATAAGGCAATTAAAGCAGCAAATGATGCAATAGATGCAGCAAATAAATCAAGCGATAAATCAATTTCAGTTGCTAATCAAACAATAGCAGAAATAAATAGATTAAGAGCAACAATGGTAATGAAGCCAGAAGAAGAGCCAATTATAATGGAAGAACCAAAAACTCAAAACACATATACCATTAAAAAGGGAGACACTCTTTCAGAAATAGCAAAAAAATTTTATGGAAATTCAAGCAAATGGCAACAAATATATGAGAAAAACAAAAAAGTTATAAAAAATCCAAATGTACTTATACCTGGGACAAATATAATCATTCCTTAA
- the ybeY gene encoding rRNA maturation RNase YbeY gives MHTKNIIKKKREVKFEIINNQKKAKINLDQIKEKTEKLSKILSGPPYNISIVFVSNRKIIKLNKKFLGRPFPTDVMSFKISKNHGEIIISIEKAKENSVIYNYTNEEEILYLIIHGFLHLKGYRDYKKEEFENMKKFQDQIFKKLQNTR, from the coding sequence ATGCATACGAAAAACATTATAAAGAAAAAAAGAGAAGTTAAATTTGAGATTATAAACAATCAAAAAAAAGCAAAGATAAATCTTGACCAGATTAAAGAAAAAACAGAGAAATTATCAAAAATTTTATCAGGGCCTCCATATAACATATCTATTGTTTTTGTCAGTAATAGAAAAATAATTAAACTAAATAAAAAATTTCTTGGTAGACCCTTTCCAACAGATGTTATGTCATTTAAAATTTCAAAAAATCATGGTGAAATAATTATTTCAATAGAAAAGGCAAAAGAAAACTCTGTTATATATAATTACACAAATGAAGAAGAAATTTTATATCTTATAATTCATGGATTTTTACATTTAAAAGGGTACAGGGACTACAAAAAAGAGGAATTTGAGAATATGAAAAAATTCCAGGATCAAATATTTAAAAAACTTCAAAACACCAGGTAA
- a CDS encoding FumA C-terminus/TtdB family hydratase beta subunit — MMKKIFFPVDEKKLANLKIGDFIFLNGIFYTCRDAAHKKIFKLIEENKNLPFTLNHNLIYYVGPTPAPPGKIVGSFGPTTSSRMDTFTPLLYKIGLKGTMGKGSRNKEVINACRKYKAIYLITFGGCGAYLSKFVRKIELIAFEELGAEGIYKVEVENFPAIVGIDIYGNYLYK, encoded by the coding sequence ATTATGAAAAAAATATTCTTTCCAGTAGATGAAAAAAAATTAGCGAACTTAAAAATTGGGGATTTTATATTTCTTAATGGAATATTTTATACCTGTAGAGATGCAGCACATAAAAAAATTTTTAAGTTAATAGAAGAAAATAAAAATTTACCATTTACTCTTAATCACAATCTTATTTATTATGTTGGTCCAACTCCTGCACCACCGGGGAAAATAGTCGGTTCTTTTGGTCCGACAACAAGTAGTAGAATGGATACTTTTACTCCTCTCCTATATAAAATAGGACTTAAAGGAACAATGGGAAAAGGGAGCAGAAACAAAGAAGTTATAAATGCATGTAGAAAATATAAAGCAATATATTTAATTACCTTTGGTGGCTGTGGAGCATATTTATCAAAATTTGTAAGAAAAATAGAACTTATTGCTTTTGAAGAATTAGGGGCAGAAGGTATTTATAAAGTAGAAGTTGAAAATTTTCCTGCAATAGTTGGGATTGATATTTATGGAAATTATCTTTATAAATAA
- a CDS encoding diacylglycerol kinase, whose amino-acid sequence MKENKKNHDILSSFNSAIEGFFYALKTERNFKIHIFIAICVITGSLFLKIPLSEFLIILIFISLVFGAEIINTSIENFSNLFTIENHKEIKKIKDIAASSVLVASFFSFIGGYLIFVKYFPSGWRNIFENIANSQWHITFIALVIVISLAILLKFSIEKEFSLSGGMPSIHSGIAFSIWTTISILTFKEFPIISFLVLILAIWVAESRISKKIHKVNEVIIGGIIGILLTILIFQVFWR is encoded by the coding sequence ATGAAAGAGAATAAAAAAAATCATGATATTTTAAGTAGTTTCAATTCAGCAATTGAAGGATTTTTTTATGCTTTAAAAACAGAGAGAAATTTTAAAATACATATTTTCATTGCAATTTGTGTTATAACAGGAAGTTTATTTTTGAAAATCCCACTTAGTGAATTTTTAATTATTCTTATATTTATTTCACTTGTTTTTGGAGCAGAAATTATAAATACATCAATTGAGAATTTTTCAAATCTGTTTACAATAGAAAATCATAAGGAAATAAAGAAAATAAAAGACATTGCTGCTTCCTCTGTTCTTGTAGCTTCCTTTTTTTCTTTTATTGGTGGATATTTAATTTTTGTGAAATATTTTCCATCTGGTTGGAGAAATATATTTGAAAATATTGCAAATTCTCAATGGCATATTACTTTTATAGCACTTGTAATTGTCATTTCTCTTGCTATTTTACTAAAATTTTCAATTGAAAAGGAATTTTCTCTTTCAGGAGGAATGCCAAGTATTCACTCAGGTATTGCTTTTAGCATCTGGACAACAATTTCTATTTTAACTTTTAAAGAATTCCCTATAATATCTTTTCTTGTGTTAATTTTAGCAATATGGGTTGCAGAAAGTAGAATAAGTAAAAAAATACATAAGGTAAATGAAGTAATTATAGGAGGAATTATTGGGATTCTTTTAACAATATTGATTTTTCAAGTGTTCTGGAGATAA
- the rpsO gene encoding 30S ribosomal protein S15, with protein sequence MLDTEEKIKLVKEYGRHEKDTGSPEVQIALLTNRIEALSKHFEKHKKDTNSRRGFLKLIGRRRRLLRYLQMTDPEKYQEVIKKLNIRR encoded by the coding sequence ATGTTAGATACAGAAGAAAAAATAAAATTAGTAAAAGAATATGGAAGACATGAAAAGGATACTGGGTCCCCAGAAGTTCAAATTGCTTTATTAACAAATAGGATTGAGGCGTTAAGCAAGCATTTTGAGAAACATAAAAAAGATACAAATTCAAGAAGGGGCTTTTTAAAACTTATTGGAAGAAGAAGGCGTCTTTTGAGATATTTACAGATGACTGACCCTGAAAAATACCAAGAAGTTATCAAAAAATTGAATATTAGAAGATAA
- a CDS encoding helix-turn-helix domain-containing protein, whose translation MAIISIGNKIKKLRENRGIHLRTLAERVGVSPSFISQLENNKTSPSLVTLKNIADALGTTVSFLIGDEKKETETPVMKKEEWIFQQMGEGIKMFYLTFPDPYKQIEPLLFVMEKGASSGENVYQHFGQEFVMVLNGKLEVTLAEKKYVIHSGDTIYFNSYIPHKFKNVHKGVTKVVWVDNPPTF comes from the coding sequence ATGGCTATAATAAGTATAGGAAATAAAATAAAAAAATTAAGAGAAAATAGAGGAATACATTTAAGAACTCTTGCAGAAAGGGTTGGGGTTTCACCTTCTTTTATTTCCCAACTTGAAAATAATAAAACATCTCCGTCGCTTGTAACATTAAAAAATATAGCAGATGCACTTGGAACAACAGTATCTTTTTTAATTGGAGATGAAAAAAAAGAAACAGAAACACCTGTGATGAAGAAGGAAGAATGGATTTTTCAACAAATGGGAGAAGGTATTAAAATGTTTTATCTCACTTTTCCCGACCCTTATAAACAAATTGAACCACTTTTGTTTGTAATGGAAAAAGGGGCAAGTTCTGGTGAAAACGTTTATCAACATTTTGGACAAGAGTTTGTGATGGTTTTAAATGGAAAACTTGAAGTTACATTGGCAGAAAAGAAATATGTAATTCATAGTGGAGATACTATTTATTTTAATTCATATATTCCACATAAGTTTAAAAATGTTCATAAGGGAGTTACAAAAGTTGTATGGGTAGATAATCCACCCACATTTTAA
- a CDS encoding DUF502 domain-containing protein, with amino-acid sequence MGKLRKYFISGLVFIIPISLSIWILYKIIVFLDGIIGNLLKKFSPHIYTPGIGFFSLILIILFIGFLTQNFIGKKLLRRIEVIFEKVPVLNRIYNFIKSIVQSVTSKKEQIFKGVAKIKFFDGSYTVGFITGESQLIKEEKFLSIFVPTVPNITTGFYVLVPEKMVEKLNISVEEGFKIMISAGFAENATNKE; translated from the coding sequence ATGGGAAAACTAAGAAAATATTTTATTTCAGGGCTTGTTTTTATAATACCAATTTCTCTTTCAATATGGATTTTATATAAAATAATTGTCTTTTTAGATGGAATTATAGGCAATTTATTAAAAAAATTTTCCCCGCATATATATACCCCAGGAATTGGCTTTTTCTCGCTTATTTTAATCATTCTTTTTATTGGCTTTCTTACTCAAAATTTCATTGGAAAGAAACTTTTAAGAAGAATTGAAGTTATTTTTGAAAAAGTCCCTGTTTTAAATAGAATTTATAATTTTATTAAAAGTATTGTTCAGAGTGTTACAAGTAAAAAAGAGCAAATTTTTAAAGGAGTTGCAAAAATAAAATTTTTTGATGGAAGTTATACAGTTGGTTTTATTACTGGCGAATCACAACTGATAAAAGAAGAAAAGTTTTTAAGTATATTTGTTCCAACTGTCCCAAATATAACTACTGGTTTTTATGTTCTTGTTCCAGAAAAAATGGTTGAAAAACTTAATATCTCAGTTGAAGAAGGATTTAAAATTATGATTTCTGCGGGATTTGCTGAAAATGCCACCAATAAAGAGTGA
- the aspS gene encoding aspartate--tRNA ligase, with product MLRTYTCGQLNIKNLGEEVILCGWVNSFRDHGGITFIDLRDRYGITQILCSPEVLNKDIWEKIKEIREEWVIKIEGDVVKRPEETINPKIPTGEIEIKLKNLTILNKCKALPFEVSEYIEIGDNIRLKYRYIDLRRQKIKENLIKRSFFANNIRQFLVNDGFIEIETPVLTKSTPEGARDFIVPSRLNPGKFYALPQSPQLFKQILMIGGMDKYFQIARCFRDEDMRADRQPEFTQIDIEMSFIEEKDIMGITEKMLKHSIEKTFGIELKVPFPIITYEEAMSVYGTDKPDLKDEMKFFNLTEIFKGSGLKIFEKVIEEGGIIKGFFVKKGENISLKDIDNFTNFVKEKGCSGLGWIRFKKDEIQSPFKKFLSEEMLKKLKSIYPESENTLLFFLAGEKRNTEEMLFQLKENIKEKIDDKKKKCLDFVWVVDFPLFEYNSDEKRIQPVHHPFTSPRQDDISLLEKEPLKVKSLAYDLVLNGIEIGGGSIRIHKKDLQEKIFKIIGIEENIYNERFGFLLQALDFGAPPHGGIAFGIDRLIMILVGEESIRETIAFPKTQKGVCPLTQAPSDVDPQLLKENKIHIDIETDE from the coding sequence ATGCTAAGAACTTATACATGTGGACAACTAAATATTAAAAATTTAGGAGAAGAAGTAATATTATGTGGGTGGGTTAACTCATTTAGGGACCACGGAGGAATTACATTTATTGATTTAAGAGATAGATATGGTATTACACAAATTTTATGTTCACCAGAAGTGCTAAATAAAGATATATGGGAAAAAATTAAGGAAATAAGGGAAGAATGGGTAATTAAAATTGAAGGGGATGTTGTCAAAAGGCCAGAAGAAACAATAAATCCTAAAATTCCAACAGGAGAAATTGAAATAAAACTTAAAAATTTAACAATTTTAAACAAATGCAAGGCACTTCCTTTTGAGGTCTCCGAATACATAGAAATTGGAGATAACATTCGCCTGAAATATAGATACATTGACCTCAGAAGACAAAAAATCAAAGAAAATCTTATAAAGAGGTCTTTTTTTGCAAATAATATAAGGCAATTTCTTGTAAATGATGGATTTATTGAAATTGAAACACCTGTTTTGACTAAAAGCACTCCCGAAGGAGCAAGGGACTTTATTGTTCCATCAAGATTAAATCCTGGAAAATTTTATGCTCTTCCGCAGTCCCCTCAACTCTTTAAACAAATTCTTATGATAGGGGGTATGGATAAATATTTTCAAATTGCAAGATGTTTCAGAGATGAAGATATGCGTGCTGATAGACAACCAGAATTTACTCAAATAGATATTGAAATGTCATTTATTGAAGAAAAAGATATAATGGGAATAACTGAAAAAATGCTTAAACATTCCATTGAAAAAACATTCGGGATTGAATTAAAAGTGCCATTTCCTATAATAACTTATGAAGAAGCAATGTCTGTTTATGGAACAGATAAACCAGACCTGAAAGATGAAATGAAATTTTTTAACTTAACGGAAATATTTAAAGGAAGTGGGCTCAAAATTTTTGAGAAAGTAATTGAGGAAGGGGGAATTATAAAAGGATTTTTTGTTAAAAAGGGGGAAAATATCTCATTAAAAGATATTGATAATTTTACAAATTTTGTTAAAGAAAAGGGATGTAGTGGACTTGGCTGGATAAGGTTTAAAAAAGATGAAATACAAAGTCCTTTTAAAAAATTTCTTTCAGAAGAAATGCTCAAAAAATTAAAATCAATTTATCCAGAAAGTGAAAATACATTGTTATTTTTCCTTGCTGGAGAAAAAAGGAATACTGAAGAGATGCTATTTCAATTAAAAGAAAATATAAAGGAAAAAATTGATGATAAAAAAAAGAAATGTCTTGATTTTGTCTGGGTAGTTGATTTTCCACTTTTTGAATATAACTCTGATGAAAAGAGAATTCAACCAGTTCATCATCCGTTTACCTCTCCAAGACAAGATGATATTTCTCTTCTTGAAAAAGAACCATTGAAAGTAAAATCTCTTGCTTATGACCTTGTTTTGAATGGAATTGAAATAGGTGGCGGAAGTATAAGAATTCATAAAAAGGACTTACAGGAAAAAATTTTCAAAATTATCGGAATTGAAGAGAATATTTATAATGAGAGATTTGGATTTTTATTACAGGCACTTGATTTTGGGGCACCACCTCATGGAGGAATTGCTTTTGGGATTGACCGACTTATTATGATTTTAGTTGGAGAAGAAAGTATAAGAGAAACAATTGCATTTCCCAAAACACAAAAAGGCGTATGCCCTCTTACACAGGCACCTTCAGATGTTGACCCACAACTTCTTAAAGAAAATAAAATACATATTGACATAGAAACAGATGAATGA
- the hisS gene encoding histidine--tRNA ligase, with protein sequence MGKYKRVRGMHDILPDESKKWNLFEKEGRQISELFGFEEIKVPVVEEKGLFEKGVGEETDIISKEIYCFKDRKGRDIALRPEGTTPVVRAYIENQIYLKEKISRLYYYGPMFRYDRPQKDRYRQFYHFGVELFGGGNAYFDGEIINLLSSIFKKVNIENYYFSINSLGCLNCKIMYSEKLKNYFQNFKEQICDDCKVRLEKNPLRVLDCKNRNCKEISKNAPSVLDILCDDCKIHFEKVIEYLNDININFKIDKNLVRGLDYYTKTVFEAFVENGESAVAGGGRYDNLVQQLGGPNIPAVGFAIGIERIIPYIKQVKLEEPIYCIFIGEKAKLWGVKNLSILREHNIKIVFDFEDRDLSSHLKILNREKKKWCIIIGENEIQNNQIILKDMENGTQFLINEKDIVNEIKEKIKC encoded by the coding sequence ATGGGAAAATATAAAAGAGTTCGTGGAATGCATGATATTTTGCCTGATGAAAGTAAGAAATGGAATTTATTTGAGAAAGAAGGTAGACAGATATCTGAACTTTTTGGTTTTGAAGAGATAAAAGTGCCTGTCGTTGAAGAAAAAGGACTTTTTGAAAAAGGAGTTGGTGAAGAAACAGATATTATTTCAAAAGAAATATATTGTTTCAAAGATAGAAAAGGAAGGGACATTGCTTTAAGACCAGAGGGAACTACCCCTGTTGTAAGAGCATATATTGAAAACCAGATATATTTAAAAGAAAAAATTTCACGACTTTACTATTATGGACCTATGTTCAGATATGATAGGCCTCAAAAAGATAGATATAGGCAGTTTTATCATTTTGGAGTAGAATTATTTGGTGGTGGAAACGCATATTTTGATGGAGAAATTATAAATTTATTGTCATCTATTTTTAAAAAAGTTAATATAGAAAATTATTATTTTTCTATAAATTCTCTTGGATGTTTAAATTGTAAAATAATGTACTCTGAAAAACTAAAAAATTATTTTCAGAATTTCAAAGAACAAATTTGTGATGATTGCAAAGTCCGATTGGAGAAAAATCCATTAAGAGTTCTTGATTGTAAAAATAGAAATTGTAAGGAAATTTCAAAAAATGCCCCTTCTGTATTGGATATTTTATGTGATGATTGTAAAATACATTTTGAAAAGGTTATTGAATATCTTAATGATATAAACATCAATTTTAAAATTGATAAAAATCTTGTAAGAGGTCTTGATTACTATACAAAAACTGTCTTTGAGGCATTTGTTGAAAATGGAGAAAGTGCAGTAGCAGGTGGTGGCAGGTATGATAATCTTGTTCAACAATTAGGAGGACCTAATATACCAGCAGTTGGATTTGCAATTGGAATAGAAAGAATTATTCCATATATAAAACAGGTTAAATTAGAAGAACCAATTTATTGTATTTTTATTGGGGAAAAGGCAAAATTATGGGGTGTTAAAAATTTAAGTATCCTAAGAGAACACAATATAAAAATTGTTTTTGACTTTGAGGATAGAGATTTAAGTTCACATTTAAAAATACTTAATAGAGAAAAGAAAAAATGGTGTATAATAATTGGAGAAAATGAAATTCAAAATAATCAAATAATACTTAAAGATATGGAAAATGGGACGCAATTTTTAATAAATGAAAAAGACATAGTAAATGAAATAAAGGAAAAAATAAAATGCTAA
- a CDS encoding acetate/propionate family kinase, producing MKYKTKILVLNCGSSSLKFKVISFPEEIEIVSGEAEKVGVKSTTSSRIKMRIENDTYEIKENLPDHFSAFKTVVNYLQGKINFDIIGHRYVHPGNEKKHSLIINEESIRYLESTLHFAPLHNPVSFSMIKFSQEIFPDIPQYAVFDISFHNTIQPEFSTYALPLELSQKYNIKRYGFHGISHQYVMEEALKFLNVEKEKVKIISAHLGTGGSSLCAIKNGESIHNTMGFTPLEGLIMNTRSGDIDIGIVLYIMFLKKFTPDQMDNILNKQSGLAGIYKETSDLREIASRVNDDGRAEKAFDMYVRRIKKYIGFYFLILEGFNVLIFTDTLGVEVPLLREKICDEMDFLGIKLDKEKNKNSTDYCLKDISADGSKVKILVVPTNEELMIAREIYRGIK from the coding sequence ATGAAATATAAAACTAAAATATTGGTTTTAAATTGTGGGAGTTCTTCACTTAAATTTAAGGTTATTTCTTTTCCTGAGGAGATAGAGATTGTTTCAGGCGAAGCAGAAAAAGTTGGGGTTAAAAGTACTACCTCATCAAGAATTAAAATGAGAATAGAAAATGATACTTATGAGATTAAAGAAAATTTACCGGACCATTTTTCTGCGTTTAAAACAGTTGTAAATTATCTTCAGGGGAAAATTAACTTTGATATAATTGGACATAGGTATGTTCACCCTGGTAATGAAAAAAAGCATTCTTTAATTATAAATGAGGAGTCAATCAGATATTTAGAAAGCACACTCCATTTTGCTCCTCTTCATAATCCAGTTTCTTTTTCAATGATAAAATTTTCTCAAGAAATTTTTCCTGATATACCTCAATATGCTGTTTTTGATATATCTTTCCATAATACAATTCAACCAGAATTTTCTACATATGCTTTACCATTAGAACTCTCACAAAAATATAATATAAAAAGATATGGGTTTCATGGGATTTCCCATCAGTATGTTATGGAAGAGGCATTGAAATTCTTAAATGTAGAAAAGGAAAAAGTAAAAATTATAAGTGCACATTTAGGAACAGGTGGTTCAAGTTTATGTGCTATTAAAAATGGAGAATCAATACACAATACTATGGGTTTTACTCCTCTTGAAGGATTAATAATGAATACTCGTTCAGGTGATATAGACATAGGAATTGTTCTTTACATAATGTTTTTAAAAAAGTTCACTCCAGACCAGATGGATAACATTTTAAATAAACAAAGCGGATTGGCAGGTATTTATAAAGAAACATCAGATTTAAGAGAAATTGCAAGTCGTGTTAATGATGATGGAAGGGCTGAAAAAGCATTTGATATGTATGTCAGAAGAATAAAAAAATATATTGGCTTTTATTTTTTAATTTTAGAAGGTTTTAATGTTTTAATTTTTACAGATACTCTTGGAGTGGAAGTTCCTTTATTAAGAGAAAAGATATGCGATGAAATGGATTTTCTTGGTATTAAATTAGATAAGGAAAAGAATAAAAATTCTACTGATTATTGTTTAAAAGATATTTCAGCAGATGGGTCAAAAGTTAAAATTCTTGTTGTTCCAACAAATGAAGAATTGATGATTGCAAGAGAAATTTATAGGGGAATAAAATGA
- the recO gene encoding DNA repair protein RecO: protein MPPIKSEGIVLKKFDFRETSVILSIYTENMGKIKGVLKGVRSEKSKIAPLTFQPGSHIFTLIYKKKGELNLFSSPSLLNNFEIKEKKNSNVWFYILNLLDIFTPENLQDNKILQLTLEIGNYLEKASNPEIVLTFFKTKFIKSLGYGFHLEKCISCNKEDKMYFFSGKLGGIICRNCNKKDINPVRISFPVLKIMRMFDTLDFDKIKIIKSIHKDILNKLNFYINTTLDFHSDIDKIWWENEKNLI from the coding sequence ATGCCACCAATAAAGAGTGAAGGAATTGTTTTAAAAAAATTTGATTTTAGAGAAACAAGTGTAATACTAAGTATTTATACTGAAAACATGGGAAAAATTAAAGGTGTTTTGAAAGGAGTAAGAAGTGAAAAAAGCAAAATAGCACCTTTAACATTTCAGCCCGGCTCTCATATTTTTACATTGATTTACAAAAAGAAAGGTGAATTAAATCTTTTTAGTTCTCCGAGCCTGTTGAACAATTTTGAAATAAAAGAGAAAAAGAATTCAAATGTCTGGTTCTATATACTTAACCTCTTAGATATTTTTACACCAGAAAATTTACAGGATAACAAAATTTTACAATTAACATTAGAAATTGGTAATTATTTAGAAAAAGCAAGTAATCCTGAAATTGTTTTAACTTTTTTTAAAACAAAATTCATAAAATCTCTTGGATATGGTTTTCATTTAGAAAAGTGTATTTCCTGTAATAAAGAAGATAAAATGTACTTTTTTAGCGGGAAATTAGGTGGAATTATTTGTAGAAATTGTAATAAAAAAGATATAAATCCAGTCAGAATTTCATTTCCTGTTCTTAAAATAATGAGGATGTTTGATACTCTGGACTTTGATAAAATAAAAATAATAAAAAGTATTCATAAAGATATTTTAAATAAGTTAAATTTTTATATTAACACAACTCTTGATTTCCATAGCGATATTGACAAAATATGGTGGGAAAATGAAAAAAATCTCATATAA
- a CDS encoding PhoH family protein — translation MEEIKEINFSNESTGSFGQAQIIYGQMDKNLKLLEKLLDVEIIGRGNSVKIKGEKEKVEKAIEIFEILKKYVRNKKVIEKEEILKLIGEKAEKQEEKKDDFTIHLNSKKKIVVPKSENQKEYIKSIKNYDLVIGIGPAGTGKTYLAVACGIEGVKEGKYQRLVLTRPALEAGERLGFLPGDLEEKIKPYLQPVYDALYDIMKYEELKRWTERKIIEVVPLAYMRGRSLSNSFIILDEAQNTTFEQMKMFLTRLGLNSKAVITGDITQIDIPLTSLTSGLVEIQTILSNIKGIKFVYFSHEDVVRHLLVKDIINAYEKHYKEKKRS, via the coding sequence ATGGAAGAAATAAAAGAAATAAATTTCTCTAATGAATCTACAGGATCCTTCGGACAAGCCCAGATAATCTATGGGCAAATGGATAAAAATCTTAAATTACTTGAAAAATTGCTTGATGTTGAAATTATTGGGCGTGGTAATTCTGTCAAAATAAAAGGTGAAAAAGAAAAAGTTGAAAAAGCAATTGAAATTTTTGAAATACTTAAAAAGTATGTTAGAAACAAAAAAGTTATAGAAAAAGAAGAAATTCTAAAACTAATTGGTGAAAAAGCAGAGAAACAAGAAGAAAAAAAAGATGACTTTACTATTCATTTGAATTCAAAGAAAAAAATAGTTGTTCCAAAAAGTGAAAATCAAAAAGAATATATAAAAAGTATAAAGAATTATGACCTTGTGATTGGAATAGGTCCAGCAGGAACTGGAAAAACATATCTTGCTGTTGCATGTGGAATTGAAGGTGTAAAGGAAGGAAAATATCAACGACTTGTTCTTACAAGACCAGCCCTTGAAGCAGGAGAAAGATTGGGTTTTTTACCTGGTGACCTTGAAGAAAAAATAAAACCATATTTACAGCCAGTATATGATGCTCTTTATGACATTATGAAATATGAAGAATTAAAAAGATGGACAGAGAGAAAAATAATAGAAGTAGTTCCACTTGCTTATATGCGAGGTAGAAGTTTAAGTAATTCATTTATAATTTTAGATGAAGCACAAAATACAACTTTTGAACAGATGAAAATGTTTCTTACTCGCCTTGGGCTTAATTCAAAGGCAGTTATAACAGGAGATATTACACAAATTGATATTCCATTAACTTCCCTGACATCAGGGTTAGTAGAAATCCAAACAATCCTTTCTAATATAAAGGGAATTAAATTTGTCTACTTCTCTCATGAAGATGTTGTAAGACACTTACTTGTTAAAGATATAATAAATGCATACGAAAAACATTATAAAGAAAAAAAGAGAAGTTAA
- a CDS encoding fumarate hydratase, with translation MKKISYKQIIKEVSNLIIDINYGVSKNIEEYLKKAYYQERNGLSKKYLKIVLENIKISKKEKLPLCQDTGYPVVFVEIGSNVKIEKGPFPSLIDIINFGIEDGSKKGYLRNSVVEPIDRNFTGYNTPCVIHFFEGKENKLKITIMAKGFGSENTCKMKMLNVADGKEGIENFIVDTIKQAGSLPCPPIFVGVGIGGTFEMSPLLAKISLLKIGEKSKYRNWELEIMKKINKLKIGAGGFGGKTTALDLKIETHPTHIAGLPVSVCISCWAHRVEKLEL, from the coding sequence ATGAAAAAAATCTCATATAAACAGATTATAAAAGAAGTATCAAATTTAATAATAGATATTAACTATGGAGTTTCAAAAAATATTGAGGAATATTTAAAAAAAGCATATTACCAGGAGAGAAATGGACTTTCAAAAAAATATCTTAAAATAGTCCTTGAAAATATAAAAATATCAAAAAAAGAAAAATTGCCTTTATGTCAGGATACAGGATATCCTGTAGTTTTTGTTGAAATTGGTTCTAATGTAAAAATTGAAAAAGGACCATTTCCTTCTTTAATAGATATAATAAATTTTGGTATTGAAGATGGGAGTAAAAAAGGATATTTGAGAAATTCTGTTGTTGAGCCAATTGATAGGAATTTTACTGGATATAATACTCCTTGTGTAATACATTTTTTTGAAGGCAAAGAAAATAAATTAAAAATTACTATAATGGCAAAGGGATTTGGTTCTGAAAATACATGTAAGATGAAAATGTTAAATGTTGCTGATGGAAAAGAAGGAATTGAAAATTTTATAGTTGATACAATAAAACAGGCAGGCTCTTTGCCTTGTCCTCCAATTTTTGTTGGAGTTGGAATTGGCGGGACTTTTGAAATGTCTCCTTTACTGGCAAAAATATCTCTTTTAAAAATTGGAGAAAAAAGTAAGTATAGAAATTGGGAATTAGAAATTATGAAAAAAATAAATAAACTAAAAATAGGGGCAGGCGGTTTTGGTGGAAAAACAACAGCCCTTGATTTAAAGATTGAAACACATCCAACACATATTGCTGGACTGCCAGTTAGTGTTTGTATTTCATGCTGGGCTCATAGAGTTGAGAAACTTGAATTATGA